A window from Urocitellus parryii isolate mUroPar1 chromosome 1, mUroPar1.hap1, whole genome shotgun sequence encodes these proteins:
- the Med7 gene encoding mediator of RNA polymerase II transcription subunit 7, with amino-acid sequence MGEPQQVSALPPPPMQYIKEYTDENIQEGLAPKPPPPIKDSYMMFGNQFQCDDLIIRPLESQGIERLHPMQFDHKKELRKLNMSILINFLDLLDILIRSPGSIKREEKLEDLKLLFVHVHHLINEYRPHQARETLRVMMEVQKRQRLETAERFQKHLERVIEMIQNCLASLPDDLPHSEAGMRVKTEPMDADDSNNCTGQNEQQRENSVHRRDQIIEKDAALCVLIDEMNERP; translated from the coding sequence ATGGGTGAACCACAGCAAGTGAGTGCACTTCCACCACCTCCAATGCAGTACATCAAGGAATATACAGATGAAAATATTCAGGAGGGCTTAGCTCCCAAGCCACCTCCTCCAATTAAAGACAGTTATATGATGTTTGGCAACCAGTTCCAGTGTGATGACCTTATCATCCGCCCTTTGGAAAGTCAGGGCATTGAACGCCTTCATCCTATGCAGTTTGATCACAAGAAGGAACTGAGAAAACTCAATATGTCTATCCTTATTAATTTCTTGGACCTTTTAGATATCTTGATAAGGAGCCCTGGGAGTATAAAACGAGAAGAGAAGCTAGAAGATCTTAAACTGCTATTTGTACATGTGCATCATCTTATAAATGAATATCGACCCCATCAAGCAAGAGAGACCTTGAGAGTCATGATGGAGGTCCAGAAACGTCAACGGCTTGAAACAGCTGAGAGGTTTCAGAAGCACCTGGAACGAGTAATTGAGATGATTCAAAATTGTTTGGCTTCCTTGCCTGATGATTTACCTCATTCTGAAGCAGGAATGAGAGTAAAAACTGAGCCAATGGATGCTGATGATAGCAATAATTGTACTGGACAGAAtgaacaacaaagagaaaattcagTTCATAGAAGGGACCAGATTATAGAGAAAGATGCTGCTTTGTGTGTTCTAATTGACGAAATGAATGAAAGACCATGA